GGATTGGAATCTGACTGCTTGCCACGCGTCTCTGGCGTTAACACCGAGGATGCTGGCTCGCTAATTCGCTTAGACGTAGGCTGAGTCAAACCCCGGCCTTTTGCGCCATGCCCAGCCAATCACGCGGTTTGATCGCCTGATAGATTTTCGCCTCTGGGCTATTTGGTTCGGGCGACCAGTTGTAACGCCAAGTCACGATGGGCGGCATCGACATTAAGATGCTTTCAGACCTGCCGCCACTTTGCAGACCAAAGTGGGTGCCGCGGTCAAAGACCAGATTAAATTCCACATAACGGCCACGGCGATACGCTTGAAAGTCCCGTTCGCGTTCGCCATAGGGGGTGTCTTTGCGGCGCTCGACAATCGGCGTGTAGGCCTTCAAAAATGCATCGCCTGTGGCTTTCATCATGGCAAAGCTTTTCTCAAAGCCAAGTTCAGAAAAATCGTCAAAAAATACGCCGCCAATGCCGCGGGCTTCCTCGCGATGTTTTAGATAGAAGTATTCATCACACCATTTCTTAAACCGTGGGTAGTACTCTGAGCCGAATGGTGCCAGCGCATCTGCACAGGTCTGATGGAAATGCACGGCGTCTTCATCAAAGGGGTAGTAAGGGGTTAGATCCATGCCACCGCCAAACCACCAGACATCTTCTTCACCGGCTTTCACACCCTTGGCCACAAAGGACCGCACATTCATGTGCACAGTGGGGATATAGGGGTTGCGGGGATGAAAGACGAGCGACACACCGATTGCTTCAAAGCCACGGCTCTGAAGTTCTGGCCGGTTTTGCGTGGCCGATGGCGGCAGCTTATCGCCGCGCACATGGGAAAATCCCACACCAGCGCGCTCGAAGATATTGCCGTTTTCTAGAATTCTGGATCGGCCATTACCTTTAAGCGGAGAGTCTTCCGGCTTTTGCCAGGCATCTTCTAAAAAGGGTTTGCCGTCGACGTCAGCAATCTTCGTGGTGATTCGGTCTTGTAGACCGAGAAAATAATCCCGCAGGGCACTGACAGATACGCCGGACATTCAAGTCTCCTAGTTAACGCCGAATCGCCCGATAACCAATATCGCGGCGTGCCTGCATGCCATTAAATTTCACTTCGTCCACCGCTTGATAGGCACGCTTCTGTGCCATTAGTACCGTGCCGCCCAGTGCGGTCACGCAGAGTACCCGGCCACCACTGGTGACTAAGCTGCCATCCTTAATCGACGTGCTCGCATGGAAGGTGACGCAGTCATCACTGTCTTGGGGAAGTGCATTGATGGCATCGCCTGTGCGAACTGTATCGGGGTAGCCATGGGCAGCGCAGACCACGCCAAGTGCCGTGCGGGAGTCCCAATCGGCCTCAGTCGCATCAAGTTTCCGCGCAATTGCGGCTTCCAACAGTATTGTGAAATCACTCTTCAGTCGCATCAGAATCGGCTGGGTTTCGGGGTCGCCCATGCGGCAGTTAAATTCCAACACCTTGATCTCGCCATTGGGTTTGATCATCAGGCCGGCATAAAGAAACCCGGTATAGGGCGTGCCCTTTGCGGCCATGCCTTTGAGGACTGGATTGATCACTTCCCGCAAGACTTTCGCGTGAATCTCTGGCGTCACCACTGGGGCTGGGGAGTAAGCACCCATGCCACCGGTGTTCGGGCCCTGGTCTTGATCGAGCAATCGCTTATGGTCTTGGCTAGTGGCCATGGGCAGTGCGGATTTGCCGTCGCACATAACGATGAAACTTGCCTCTTCACCATCTAGAAATTCTTCAATCACCACGCGTGCGCCGGCGTCCCCAAACTTATTGTCCAAGAGCATCATGTCAACCGCATCGTGGGCTTCTTTTGCGCTCATGGCCACGACCACGCCTTTGCCCGCTGCCAGGCCATCGGCCTTGATCACAATCGGTGCGCCCTTCGCATCAATATAGGCATGGGCCTTTTGCGGGTCTGCGAAGGTCTCGAATTCCGCGGTGGGAATGCCATGCTCTTGCATAAAGCGTTTGGCAAAGTCTTTGGAGGACTCCAATTGTGCCGCAGCGGCAACGGGGCCAAAGATGGCAAGGTTTTCTTTGCGGAAAGTATCGACAATGCCTGCGGCTAGTGGCGCTTCTGGCCCAACAACAGTAAGCGCAATATTGTTTTGTTTAACAAAATCTGCAACGGATTGTGGATGCTTAACGGGATCAAGCGCTAAATTTTCTAATCTGGCGTCACGCGCTGTGCCGCCATTGCCGGGGGCCACATAGACTTTTGTCACGCGCGGGGACTTGGCCAAGCACCAGGCCATGGCGTGTTCACGGCCACCGCCGCCAATCACTAAGACTTTCATGAAATCACCGCGTTCGTGTAGACCTCTTGCACGTCATCTAGATTTTCAAGAGCGTCTAAAAGTTTTTGCATCTTGGCGCCATCATCACCGGCAAGCTCGGTGTCGGTGGATGCCCGCATGGTGACCTCCGCCACTTCGGGCTTAAGACCTGCGGCCTCTAATGCTTTTTTAACGGATTCAAAATCTGCGGGGGCGCAGATGACTTCCACTGCACCATCGTCATCGGTCACCACATCCTCTGCACCGGCCTCAAGTGCTGCTTCCATGACCTTGTCTTCCGAGGTGCCGGGGGCAAAGACAAACTGGCCGCAGTGTTTGAACATGAAGGCTACTGAGCCATCGGTTCCAAGATTGCCGCCGTGTTTGGAAAATGCGTGCCGAACTTCGGCCACGGTGCGGGTACGGTTGTCGGTCAAACAGTCCACGATCACGGCTGCGCCACCAATGCCATAGCCTTCGTAGCGGATCTCTTCGTAGTCCACGCCTTCCATGGCGCCGGTGCCGCGTTTGATCGCATCCATGACCTTGTCTTTGGTCATGTTGGCGTCGCTGGCTTTGTCCATGGCCAGCCGAAGCCGGGGGTTGCTGGCTGGGTCCCCACCGCCCATTTTGGCGGCGACCGTGATTTCTTTGATTAGTCGGGTAAAGATTCGGCCCCGTTTTTCATCCTGGCGACCTTTGCGGTGCTGGATATTGGCCCACTTGGAATGACCTGCCATAACGTGCTGACTGCCTTTTATGCTGAATTTGCGGGGTAAAACCCCAAGGGCTGCATTTTACTGGAGGCCCAGATTAGCGTCTTGTGAGGCGCTCCGGCTGGATATTTCGAGTAGTTGTGGGCGACCCTAGGCGTCTCTTGCCGTCTTGGGGGTTGGGCGGAGATTTCTTAAGTGGGCAAATCGATCACAAGATAGAGCATCGAAAATGATGATTTGATGCGTTGATGATAAAGTGAGTAAAGTGATGGGAAATGTAATGGGGGATTAACGCGATGCGAACCACAGTGGATTTAGATCCGGACGTTTTGCAGGCGGTCAAAGACCTGGCCCGCGCCCGTGGGCAGACCTTTGGGCGTGTGCTGTCTGATGTCGCCCGAAAGGGCATGGTGGGCCCCGTGGGGGGTACGGGTGCCTTTGGGGCATTGACCGCCCGGGATTCGGCCACCGAAGACGTCTTCACCAAGCTTGGCTTCGATCCGCTGCCAACAGGTGGGAAGCTCGTTGGCAATACCCTGGTCGACGAAATTCGGGACGAAGAGGGGCTGTGATCGTGTCCAAACGCGCCCTGCTCGATGTCAACGTGTTGATCGCGCTCTTGGATGCCAATCATATTCATCACACGACAGCGAAACAGTGGTTAACTGAAAACGCGGCTGCCGGTTGGGCATCCTGCCCAATCACACAAAATGGTTGTGTGCGCATTCTGTCTGCCCCGAAGTACCCCAATGCCACCACGGTGCAAGATGCGATTCGTCGGCTGAGCCAGGCCACGTCCATGCCGGCACATGTGTTTTGGCCCGATGCTTTTAGTTTGTTTGAGCCGGGGCTGATCAATTGGCAAAAGGCGCTGAGCTCGCGAACGATCACGGACGCTTATCTGCTGGCCCTTGCAGTGAAAAATCAAGGCCGACTGGTCACATTTGATCGTGGCATTACGGCCGAATTTGTCGATGGGGCCAGCCCGGCCAATTTAGTGGTGCTGGCGCCGTAGTGTTTAACGCTTGTAGCGCTTGGGCACAAAGGGAAGCTTGGTGATTTCAACGGCAAGCTTCTTATCCCGAACGATAGCAAACAGGGGTTCATTTACCGCTTTGCTGTCGATCAGGGCCAGCAAGATGGGGTGGCCAAGGCTGGGGGACACGGTGCCGCTGGTCACTTCACCAACTTCAGTCCCATCGGCTTTGACAATCTTGGCATGCGAGCGAATGGGCACGGGCTCACGCGAAATCATGCCCACCAATTTGCGCGGGGCACCGTTGGCCAAATGCCCAAGCACCGTATCGGCGCCCGGAAAGCTACCAGTCTTGGTGGGCTGAGTTGTGGTGCCATCGGCATTGGTTTTGGGAAGTCGGCGCGATGGCGCAATGCCAAAGGCCAGCGACCCCTCAATGGGCGAGACGGTTGGCGAAATATCGTTGCCGTGCAGCGGCAGGCCAGCCTCTAAACGAAGCGTATCGCGGGCACCAAGACCAACGGGCTGCACTCGGGAATCTTTCATCAGTTCACGAACAATTCGCAGCGCGTCTTTGGCGGGAAGCGAAATCTCATAGCCGTCTTCACCCGTATAGCCCGATCGGGTGGTGAAGCAGGTGACCCCGCAGAGCGACAAATCGGCGGCTTGCATGAAGGTCATATCAGCCGCCTTGGGATCGAGCTTGGCTAAGACACTCTCGGCATCGGGCCCCTGTAGCGCAACCAGTGCCGCATCGACCCACTCGAATTTCAGCTGTGGCGCGAGTTTTTGCAGCAACGCTAAGTCCGCATCACGGTTGCCGGCATTGACCACCATGCGCACTTCTGGCGTTCCAGCGGGAAGATCCGCCAAGCCACTGGCTGAGCCGGGCTTGACGGTCGAGCCATCACGCCAGACCAGCATCAGGTCGTCTTCAATGCCGCCTTGGGGGTTCAACAACAACGAGTAGCGCTGAACATCATTGGGCCAGCCATCAAAATCGCATGGAAGAGCCGCCTCTAATGCCTTGCGCAGCGCTGTGCCGCTGGCGTCACCAGGGCAGGTGATACGCAGCTGCCCCATATGCGAGACATCAAATAGACCGGCGTGGGTGCGGGTGTGCAGATGCTCGGCCTTGAGCCCCATGGGGTATTGAATGGGCATGTTGTAGCCGGCAAAGGGGCCGAACTTCGCACCGAGTTCTTGGTGCAGGGATTCCAGGGGAATAGTTTTCATGTGGCAATGATCGTTTTTATAAATTTAAGTGAGAGCCCCTGTGCCGAGTGGATCGGCGCAGGGGCATGATCGAGGTAAGACGTTTTAAGCGTATACAGAAGTGAGTTGATGCCTTTTTAGGCGTACTCGGAAACCGGTGGACAGGTGCAGACCAGATTGCGATCACCGGCCGCGTTGTCAATCCGTTTCACGCTGGGCCAGAACTTTGCACCACGCACCCATGCCAACGGGAATGCCGCTACTTCACGGGAATAGCCGTGGGCCCACTCACCGGCAATCTCTTGCGAGGTATGGGGTGCGCATTTCAGTGGGTTATCCATTGCATCAAACTCACCACTCTTCACCTTTTGTAATTCCCCGTGAATCGCAATCATGGCATCACAGAAGCGATCGAGTTCTGCCTTTGATTCGGATTCGGTGGGCTCCACCATTAACGTATCCACCACAGGGAAGGACAGCGTTGGCGCATGGAAACCGTAGTCCATCAGGCGCTTGGCAATGTCTTCTGCAGTGATGCCGTATTCCGCTTTGAAATTACGCAGATCCAAAATGCACTCATGCGCGATACGGCCGTTCTCGCCTTTGTACAAAATCGAGTAGTACTTCTCTAAACGCGCCGCCACATAGTTGGCATTCAGGATCGCCAATTCGGTGGCCTTACGAATGCCGCTGGCACCCATCATGCGGATATACATCCAGGAAATGGTCGTGATCAATGCGCTACCAAAGGGCGCGGCTGACACGCTATTCGCGATCTGGTTGAGCGCAGCCTTGCTGCTATCACCGCCACTTAAGTTGCGATTACCTGCCTGATACGGATCAACAGACAAATACGGCGCCAAATGCTTCGCTACGGCAATCGGGCCCATACCGGGGCCACCACCACCGTGGGGGATACAGAAGGTCTTGTGCAGATTCATGTGGCAGACATCGGCACCGATATCGCCTGGTCGTGTGAGTCCCGCCTGGGCATTCAGGTTAGCGCCGTCCATATAAACCTGGCCACCTGCATCGTGAACCATTTTGCAGATATCTTTGATCGCAGACTCAAACACGCCATGGGTCGATGGATAGGTCACCATCAGCGCACTTAACTGGTCTTTGTGGGCCTCGATCTTGGCTTTGAGATCCGCCACATCCACGTTGCCCTGGCTATCGCAGGCCACCACCACAATCTTCATGCCCATCATCTGGGCACTCGCTGGATTGGTGCCATGGGCAGAAGACGGAATCAGGCAAACATCGCGATGGCCCTGGCCCTGGGATTGCTGATAGAAACGAATGGCTAAGAGACCAGCGTACTCGCCTTGCGCGCCGGAGTTGGGCTGGAAAGACACGGCATCAAAGCCAGTGATTTCAGCCAACCACTTGCCCAGTTGCGAGAGCATCTCGGCATAGCCCTTGGCTTGATTGCTGGGTGCAAAGGGGTGCAGTGCTGCGAACTCGGGCCAGGTCACGGGCGCCATCTCGGCCGCCGCATTGAGCTTCATAGTGCAAGAGCCCAGCGGAATCATGGAGTGCACCAGTGAAACGTCTTTGTTCTCTAAACGCTTCATGTAGCGCACAAAGTCGGTCTCACTGTGATAGCTATTAAACACGGGGTGTGTGAGCACAGGGTCGTTACGTAGCAGACCTGCAGGAACTGATTCTGGCTGGGTCGTCAGCTTTAATGCTTTCAGCGCATCTACCGTGGTGGTGTTGCCGGTGAGCACATAGACCAAGTCGGTCACATCACACAGGCTGGTGGTCTCGTCACAAGCCAGACCCACATCACCGTGATCAAAGTAGCGCAGATTGATCTTGCGCTCAGTTGCGCGCGACTGCACACCCGCCAGACCACCTTTCACCGCAGCAATCGTGTTCGTGGCAAAAGTGACAGTGTCAAAAAATTGTTGTTGAACTGGCGATAAGCCAGACGCTTTCACAACCAGTCGGGCCATGGCATTGGCACGCAACGCAATCCGGTGCAGGCCCTGTGGGCCGTGATAGACCGCAAAGAAAGACGCCATATTGGCGAGCAGTGCCTGGGCTGTACAGATGTTGCTGGTCGCCTTGTCTCGGCGAATGTGCTGCTCGCGGGTCTGCAGCGACATGCGATAGGCGGGCTTGCCGATAGCATCCACCGACACGCCAATAATGCGGCCGGGCATCATGCGCACCAGATCCTCTTTCACCGCCATAAAGGCAGCGTGTGGGCCGCCATAGCCCATGGGAATACCAAAGCGCTGGGCGGAGCCAATCGCTACGTCGGCACCCATGCTGCCCGGGGATTTCACGAGCATGAGTGAGAGCAGATCGGCACCAACACAGAGTCGTGCACCCTGGGCATGCAGCGCGTCAGCCAGAGCCGTGACATCGCGTAACTCGCCACGGGTATCGGGCGTTTGCACGTGGGCACCATAAAACTCTTTGTTGGGTGCAAAGGTGTTGGCATCACCAATCACCACGTCAATGCCCATCCACTCGGCGCGGGTGTGCATGACCGCAATCACCTGTGGGTGGACCCACTGATCGATAAAAAACTTGTTCGCGTTAGCGACTTTCGAAGCCCGCTTCATCGTGGCCATGGCTTCGGCAGCGGCAGTGGCTTCGTCTAAGAGCGATGCATTCGATGTGTGCATGCCGGTCAGATCGACCACCATCTGTTGGAAGTTCATCAATGCTTCCAAGCGGCCCTGGGCCACTTCGGCCTGATAGGGCGTATACGCTGTATACCAGCCGGGGTTTTCTAAAACGTTGCGGCGAATGGGCTCGGGCGTAAACGTGCCGTGATAGCCTGCACCGATGTAAGAGCGCCAGATTTCATTTTGATTGGCAAGACCTTTTAGCTCGGCAAGTGCATCGGCCTCGGTTGCAGGCTCGGGCAGATTAAGCAGATTGCTTTTCAGAATTGATGCCGGCACCGTTTCCTTAATCAGTTGCTCGCGGGATGCCGCACCGATTTTTTCCAGCATCTGGGCTTCAGTCGCCTGATTGGGGCCCAGGTGACGGCCGTGGAATTCATCATGGCCAAACAGGCTATCAATATTGTCAATGGGTTCGTAAGCGTGCATGGCCGCTCCTAGTGGGAAACGTGTTGTTTATTAAAAAGTCGGTCGCAAAAATTCAGGTGTTGCGCAACCCAAGGGGTTGCGCTGGCCTCAGGCGCTTACGCTGCGCCGTGTTCTTTTTTGTACTGGTCTACGGTCAGCAGTGACTTCTCGGCACCTGCGGTGGCGGGCTTCAGCTTAAATAGCCAGCCGGACTCATAAGGCGACTCGTTCACTGACTGTGGCGCACCGGAGAGCGCGTCATTGACCGCAACGACTTCACCAGCAACAGGGGAGTAAACATCGGATGCAGCCTTGGTGGATTCCACCACAGCGCAAGACTCGGCAGCGGCCAGGCTGCGGCCCACGGCGGGCAGGTCCACATAGACTAGTTCGCCAAGTGAGTCCTGGGCCAGATCGGTAATGCCCACGGTCAGGGTGCCATCGGCTTCAGTACGGACCCATTCATGAGAAGCGGTGTAATGCAAATCGTTGGGGAAATTCACGGTCAAGTCTCCAGTTACGCAGGGCGCATCAAATTCGGTTCAAGGGGAGTTCATCAAGCATTTAGTGCGCGGATCTTGCGGTCGGCTTTTCGTGCGAGCCGGCACAGATTCCTTGCGGTCATGCTTGCCCCCTCTGTCCTTGGTGCCTGAGACATTAACCTTCGGCGGGCCCTTTGATTTCAAGGGTCTCTCTCCAGAGA
The nucleotide sequence above comes from beta proteobacterium MWH-UniP1. Encoded proteins:
- the hemF gene encoding oxygen-dependent coproporphyrinogen oxidase; this translates as MSGVSVSALRDYFLGLQDRITTKIADVDGKPFLEDAWQKPEDSPLKGNGRSRILENGNIFERAGVGFSHVRGDKLPPSATQNRPELQSRGFEAIGVSLVFHPRNPYIPTVHMNVRSFVAKGVKAGEEDVWWFGGGMDLTPYYPFDEDAVHFHQTCADALAPFGSEYYPRFKKWCDEYFYLKHREEARGIGGVFFDDFSELGFEKSFAMMKATGDAFLKAYTPIVERRKDTPYGERERDFQAYRRGRYVEFNLVFDRGTHFGLQSGGRSESILMSMPPIVTWRYNWSPEPNSPEAKIYQAIKPRDWLGMAQKAGV
- the purD gene encoding phosphoribosylamine--glycine ligase — its product is MKVLVIGGGGREHAMAWCLAKSPRVTKVYVAPGNGGTARDARLENLALDPVKHPQSVADFVKQNNIALTVVGPEAPLAAGIVDTFRKENLAIFGPVAAAAQLESSKDFAKRFMQEHGIPTAEFETFADPQKAHAYIDAKGAPIVIKADGLAAGKGVVVAMSAKEAHDAVDMMLLDNKFGDAGARVVIEEFLDGEEASFIVMCDGKSALPMATSQDHKRLLDQDQGPNTGGMGAYSPAPVVTPEIHAKVLREVINPVLKGMAAKGTPYTGFLYAGLMIKPNGEIKVLEFNCRMGDPETQPILMRLKSDFTILLEAAIARKLDATEADWDSRTALGVVCAAHGYPDTVRTGDAINALPQDSDDCVTFHASTSIKDGSLVTSGGRVLCVTALGGTVLMAQKRAYQAVDEVKFNGMQARRDIGYRAIRR
- a CDS encoding YebC/PmpR family DNA-binding transcriptional regulator, which gives rise to MAGHSKWANIQHRKGRQDEKRGRIFTRLIKEITVAAKMGGGDPASNPRLRLAMDKASDANMTKDKVMDAIKRGTGAMEGVDYEEIRYEGYGIGGAAVIVDCLTDNRTRTVAEVRHAFSKHGGNLGTDGSVAFMFKHCGQFVFAPGTSEDKVMEAALEAGAEDVVTDDDGAVEVICAPADFESVKKALEAAGLKPEVAEVTMRASTDTELAGDDGAKMQKLLDALENLDDVQEVYTNAVIS
- a CDS encoding antitoxin, coding for MRTTVDLDPDVLQAVKDLARARGQTFGRVLSDVARKGMVGPVGGTGAFGALTARDSATEDVFTKLGFDPLPTGGKLVGNTLVDEIRDEEGL
- a CDS encoding TA system VapC family ribonuclease toxin — protein: MSKRALLDVNVLIALLDANHIHHTTAKQWLTENAAAGWASCPITQNGCVRILSAPKYPNATTVQDAIRRLSQATSMPAHVFWPDAFSLFEPGLINWQKALSSRTITDAYLLALAVKNQGRLVTFDRGITAEFVDGASPANLVVLAP
- the gcvT gene encoding glycine cleavage system aminomethyltransferase GcvT, whose translation is MKTIPLESLHQELGAKFGPFAGYNMPIQYPMGLKAEHLHTRTHAGLFDVSHMGQLRITCPGDASGTALRKALEAALPCDFDGWPNDVQRYSLLLNPQGGIEDDLMLVWRDGSTVKPGSASGLADLPAGTPEVRMVVNAGNRDADLALLQKLAPQLKFEWVDAALVALQGPDAESVLAKLDPKAADMTFMQAADLSLCGVTCFTTRSGYTGEDGYEISLPAKDALRIVRELMKDSRVQPVGLGARDTLRLEAGLPLHGNDISPTVSPIEGSLAFGIAPSRRLPKTNADGTTTQPTKTGSFPGADTVLGHLANGAPRKLVGMISREPVPIRSHAKIVKADGTEVGEVTSGTVSPSLGHPILLALIDSKAVNEPLFAIVRDKKLAVEITKLPFVPKRYKR
- the gcvP gene encoding aminomethyl-transferring glycine dehydrogenase, which encodes MHAYEPIDNIDSLFGHDEFHGRHLGPNQATEAQMLEKIGAASREQLIKETVPASILKSNLLNLPEPATEADALAELKGLANQNEIWRSYIGAGYHGTFTPEPIRRNVLENPGWYTAYTPYQAEVAQGRLEALMNFQQMVVDLTGMHTSNASLLDEATAAAEAMATMKRASKVANANKFFIDQWVHPQVIAVMHTRAEWMGIDVVIGDANTFAPNKEFYGAHVQTPDTRGELRDVTALADALHAQGARLCVGADLLSLMLVKSPGSMGADVAIGSAQRFGIPMGYGGPHAAFMAVKEDLVRMMPGRIIGVSVDAIGKPAYRMSLQTREQHIRRDKATSNICTAQALLANMASFFAVYHGPQGLHRIALRANAMARLVVKASGLSPVQQQFFDTVTFATNTIAAVKGGLAGVQSRATERKINLRYFDHGDVGLACDETTSLCDVTDLVYVLTGNTTTVDALKALKLTTQPESVPAGLLRNDPVLTHPVFNSYHSETDFVRYMKRLENKDVSLVHSMIPLGSCTMKLNAAAEMAPVTWPEFAALHPFAPSNQAKGYAEMLSQLGKWLAEITGFDAVSFQPNSGAQGEYAGLLAIRFYQQSQGQGHRDVCLIPSSAHGTNPASAQMMGMKIVVVACDSQGNVDVADLKAKIEAHKDQLSALMVTYPSTHGVFESAIKDICKMVHDAGGQVYMDGANLNAQAGLTRPGDIGADVCHMNLHKTFCIPHGGGGPGMGPIAVAKHLAPYLSVDPYQAGNRNLSGGDSSKAALNQIANSVSAAPFGSALITTISWMYIRMMGASGIRKATELAILNANYVAARLEKYYSILYKGENGRIAHECILDLRNFKAEYGITAEDIAKRLMDYGFHAPTLSFPVVDTLMVEPTESESKAELDRFCDAMIAIHGELQKVKSGEFDAMDNPLKCAPHTSQEIAGEWAHGYSREVAAFPLAWVRGAKFWPSVKRIDNAAGDRNLVCTCPPVSEYA
- the gcvH gene encoding glycine cleavage system protein GcvH; this encodes MNFPNDLHYTASHEWVRTEADGTLTVGITDLAQDSLGELVYVDLPAVGRSLAAAESCAVVESTKAASDVYSPVAGEVVAVNDALSGAPQSVNESPYESGWLFKLKPATAGAEKSLLTVDQYKKEHGAA